TCGATGCAGACCATTGAGCAACCCAGAGCCGCAAACGCAGGAGTGGCGATCGCAGGTCCACATCCAACTTCTAGCAGAATCGATGCCGAGGAGAGTTGGGCAATGTCTACAACCTGATCGATCAATTCCGTGGGATAGCGGGGTCTGACTTGCTGATAGGCTTCAGCAGCAGGAGAATACCAGTGTCGCCGTTGTTCCAGGTCTTTGCCATAACACTCATCCTGGAGGATCTGCTTCAAGTCTTTCATATTCGATTGGGGCGTGGCATATCGCCCTTCCCTAAAACTTGCTCAACCAACAAACGAGTAACTTCTAAGGTTTGATGTTCGGTTTCAGTTGCCATGGTTCTCTCTCAAGGTTGAGTTGCTGTGATTCGTAAACAGTGCAACTCGTTAAGGGTGTTCACAAGACGATTAGTAAACAATTTCAACATCGGATGATGGATTCGCGTAAAACGCCCAATAATTTTCAGCAATGCTGGTGGGGTTGTATTTGGGATCATCAGGGTTGACCGTGCCACAAACGGTCACGGTTCCTACGCGAATGCCTTGTGGTTGCAACGCCTCAGCCAACATCTTGGTTAAACTACGAATACCTGCTTTACCGATGGAGAGCGACGCAAAATCGGCACTGGGATACATCGAGAATCCACCGCCTGTAAACAGAATCGTCCCGTTACCCTGGGCTTTCATGGCGGGTAAAACAGCTTGTGCGGCAACTAATCCACCAACCACATTGGCTTTAAAGTCGCTCATTAAGCCTTCGACTGTTTCATCCAGGACGTTTTTCATCGTGGGGATGGCAATGTTGTAAACCAGTACCTCTACAGTGCCTAACTGATCTTGAATGGCAGTGATTGCTGCTGTGAGCGACGCATCATCTCCACCATCGGCGATAAAACTGTAAGCGTCGTATCCCTCAGCCTTTAACCTGTCCTTAAAGCCCTGAAGCTTTGCCTCGTTGCGGGCAACCATAGCGATCGCAAACCCTTCCCTGGCAAATCGTCGCGCTACCGCCAACGCAATGCCTTCTCCCATGCCTACGATCGCGATTACTTTAGTCATCTCTATGCCCCACAAAAATATCTCTGTTGACCTGGCTACATGAAACCTTAGAAACCATTGTCTGAATTGTAGAGTTAAATTTATTCCTGGAATGATTTGGAACCGTTACGATACTGATTTGATGGCATATATTTTGATGACGCAATCATCCTTATAAGGGCTTGACATTACCAAACCCTTAGAGCTGATTCATAAACAAAGTTTTCGATCCCCCTAAATCCCCCTTAAAAAGGGGGACTTCAGCCTCTTGCCTGGGTTCCCCCCTTTTCAAGGGGGGGTGGGGGGATCAAGCGATATCAAATGTTCTAGACCTTAAGATTTACTTTATAAACTAGCTCTTACAAGTCTCGACAAAACCATTTCCTAATGGTCAATATACAGTTCGTGAACGAGTTTCATATCCCAATAGGATGCCTCAATCTTGTGACCATCCAAATCGCGGACAAAGCACCCGTAATAGGGTTCGCCATAATCGGGTCTACCACCCGGTGCGCCATCTGCGATCGCACCTGCCGCTAATGCTGCTTCATAAAAAGCGTGAACTGACTCTTTGGTTGGAGCGATAAACCCAATGTGAGTACCATTTCCAACCGTTGCGGTTTGATTATCGTAGGGAAGCTGCACCCAGAACTCCGGGTATTGTTTGCCATAGGCAACTGCACCGGGATGTTCCATAATGCGTTTACAACCGATCGTTGGTAACACTTTGTCGTAAAAAGCGACGGCTCGTTCAAAATTGTTTGTGCCAATCGAAACGTGCGAGAGAATGCTAGGGCTATCTTCCATGGCATCAATTCTCCATTAGATTCTGGTCTGAATCGGGTGTTGAGGGGTGAATTGTTGCGTGAATAATCCACACAGCAATTGACGTAATACCAATTCTTCTTGAAAACGCACAGAATGAGAGGGAGTCCCACCCCCACACCCCGTCCTAACCAACCCCTCGGTTGCTACATGAGGCTATTGATTGAGTAATACACACTCAATCCTGTGTCTGAGTTGTAGCTATCACCATCCATAGCAGGTACCGCTATAAATGCAACGTCATAATAGCAGTATAAATGTACTGTGACAACCATCAAAACAGTTGAATTAGATAAGAAGGAGAATGGATAGCTTTGCTCAGAAAGTCGGGTACATCTGACGGTTAGGAAGTGGCAGTTAAAACCGCAGACTTCGGTGTGAGCTCAGTCGAACGCAACCAGAACAAAATCTGTCTACGCGGGTTCAAAATCTCAGTCTGCGTCGGTGGATGTCGCTTCAATAGCCGCAAATTCATTCGCCGGGTTCAATCCCCCAATCACTAGATGCTTGCCTCTGCCCCAGCAAATGTGGCTACCGCTATATTAAGCAAAATCAGCCGCATTGATTTGGGCGATCGCCACACCCTGTAACAGGGCTAGCGATTCCTGGCGGGTGCCAATCAGCACATGTCGTCCCTGTCGCCTCAAGGTCAAGTCTTGAAACCGCAATCGTCCCGTTAACCGCAGTCGATCTTGTCCATTCTTAAAATCCTGAATGATATCCAATCCGCTTTTTGCCTGCAACACAAAGATATCGCGTCCTAAACCACCAAGCAGGCGATCGCGACCTCCCTCCCCAATCAGCGTATCGTTTCCCCGTCCTCCCTTCAAAACATCACTACCATCTCGACCCATCAAAGTGTCGTTGCCGTCTAGCCCCAAAAGAGTATCATTGGTATTCGTTCCCAACAGGCGATCGCGGGTTGGGGTGCCTTGAGTTGGTGCGGGGGGAGGTGGAGTGGGAGTGCCGCCTGGATCTGGGTTGCTGGCAGCAGTGATGGTTAACGCGAAGATATCTTGTGCCACCGCATTGTTAGCATCGGTTGCCGTGACCCGAATTGCCAGCGTGCCTGCATCGATATTCGTGGGAGTGCCACTAAAACTGCGAGTCAAAGCATCAAATTGGAGCCAGGTTGGCAGCGGGCTACCGTTCTCAAGGGTTGCAGTCCAGCTTAAAACATCACCCTGATCTACATCCGTAAAGGTGATTGCAGGCAGTGTCAGAGCAAGTGGTACGCCTGCCGTAATTGTGCGATCGCCAATTGGGTTAGCGAGGACTGGCGCATCGTTTACGCCTTGGACAGTTACATTAACCGTAGCTGTATCCGTTGCGCCACTGGTATCCCTCACCGTATAGCTAAACGTATCAATCACACTCTGTCCAACGGCAAGTGATTGAAATGTTGCAGCAGGTATGTAGGTCAGAGAACTATCCGTCTGACTCACAGAGCCTTGCAGCCCAATGGTATTGAGCACAGTAATCGTTAAACTGTCGCCATTGGGGTCGCTGTCGTTCGACAAAACCAGCAGTGGAATGGCAGTTTCCTCGTTCGTAACGGCTTCATCATCAGTGGCGATCGGGGCACTATTAGTGGGAATCTCGGGCAGATCGTTGGCTTCCAATTGAAATGAAACTCGTGACCCTGCTCCTGCGGTTTGTGGATTGATGCCAGACCAGCTAAAGCGAACGGTACCCGTAGCATCTAAAGTGGTGAGTTGTTCGCTAATTGCCAGATAAAGGTTATTGCCAACGACACCACTGCTATTGCCGACAGCAGTCACTTCTGCCCCAAAACTGCTGTCGATGACCTGACCATTGAGGCTGTGTAGGGACAGGTTAACAGTTGTACCGGAGCTAACTCGATTGGGGTCACGAGTGTCTACTTTCGTGGAAAGCTGTAGTCCATCCATTAATGTATTGACTACATCGTATTCCAGGATCTCTGAAGGGCTAGCGTCAAGTGCTCCACTAAACAATGCAAATCGCGCAATGTTACCATCCCAGGTCAACCGCCAGTGATACGTCTGACCACTGACCCAGACCCACTCCGCATTGTCAGGGTTAGTGCCAACAGAGCCATTCTGTGACAAAAACAATTCCCGGTTGTTGTTAGAGCCAATAATTCCCTCTAGTTTCCAGAGTTCAATTGCGCTGTTGAAGTTGTCCAGTTTGGTCAGTTGCACGATCGCCACCTTACGCTGTATGCGCCTCTGCTGTTGTGACACAGGTGAGGGAGCGATCGCCAGTTTTTTCACAAAGCTTGACTAAAGCTTTATACTTACACAACCCTTTCATGAGAAATAACAGGCTCAATCAGTTGTACGATTGCTTCATCGTCAAAACTTTCAACTAACACCATCACGTACTGATAAAAAATTGGATAGCTACTCTTAAATTGGTTTACTTCTTCAATAATTTGTCTCACGAATCCACATCGGGCTGCTTCATACAAGCTCAGCAGTTGTTGTGAGGGTGGAAACACAATAGTGTCTTTGCTAACATCTATGGGCTGATTGATGAGTGAGTCATTTGAAATCGTATCTTCGTAGATCCACTCCAACTTCAATAGATGTTGTAATTGGCTTAACAACTCCACTGCCTGGACAGGCTTTGGTAAAAACAGATCTCCCCCAACTTCAAGACTGTGGGAGCGATCGCTATCAGACACACTGGCAGAAGAGACAATAATCGGAAGCGTGTGAAATTGGTCTGACTGTCTCAAATGTTGAATCATCTGATAGCCATCCATTACAGGCATTGCCAGATCCGCAATGATCAAGTCTGGTAGCAGGCTATCCAGCTTGTCTAGGGCATCTTGCCCATTCAACGCCTCACTCACTTGAAAATGCAAAGGGGCAAGGAGACTGGTAACTACAGCACGATTTTCCCAATGGTCATCAACAACGAGAATATGTCGCTGTTGCCCTTTGTAGCCTTTAATCTTTTGCTCCTGGAATGGGGTGTGATTGGTATTGACCCACTGCTGCTCACAGGGACAACTGATGGAAAATTGAAACGTACTACCAATGCCGATCTGGCTCGATACCTCAATCTCACTTCCCATCAAATGCACGATAGTTTGGCTAATGGTTAAGCCCAATCCAGTGCCCTCACTGTTTGTTCTGGCATAATCCGTTTGCTCAAACGGCATAAAGATTTTTTCTAGATCTTCTGGAGCAATTCCTACCCCCGTATCGCTGACGATAAAGCGGAGGTGAGCAACGGATGGCTCAGTGTCGGGCGTGAACTGGACATGAAAACTAACCCTTCCAACACTGGTAAATTTAACGGCATTACCAATTAAATTAATTAACACCTGACGCAATCGTTTTTCATCGCAGGTGATAGAAATTGGGAGATTAGCAGACGATGAAAAGCGGAACTCCAGATCTTTCTGGTCTGCTCCAATCCGGCACATCTTAACAACCGATTGCAAAAACTCAGGAAAATGGAAGACGATTGGTTCCAGTTCTAGACGATTTGCCTCAATTTTGGAGATATCTAAGATGTCATTAATCAATGTCAATAAGTGAAACCCGCAGTTATAAATGACATCTACGCCCTGTTTCTCAGGAGGCGTTAACGTTGGAGAGCTTTGCAGAATTTGAGCATACCCCAGTACCCCATTCAGAGGGGTTCTCAACTCGTGGCTCATATTCGCCAAAAACTGGCTTTTAGCGCGGTTAGCGGTGTCTGCCTTATCCTTCGCAATTCGCAGCTCATGGGTTCTCTCCTCAACCCGTTGTTCTAGCTCCACAACAGAGGCTTGGAGTTGGGATGTCATGCTGTGAAAAGCATGGCTCAGGATATCTAACTCATCCCCTTTAGCGTCAGTGATTTCAGTCTGGTCGAGGGGAGATTGGGTACGACGCAGTGTGTCATCGGCTGTTACTGTTTTACAGGTTTCCAGAAGAGGATTTAGCCTTCGATTGAGTTGGCGAACGAATAGAGCCGTAACGATCGCTAAAATAGAACCTGCTCCCATGACACCACCAAAGGTGATGCGTAGAGCAGGATAGAGCACGACAGATTTTGGAACCGACGCCAACATAATCCAGTTTGTGCCGTCGATGTGCTCAAATGCCCAATAGGCGCTATCGGTTTGAACAATACCCGTCTTGCGATCGCCAATTTGTTGCCAGACCTCCGTAAAATCGTTAGCGTACGCGAGTTCAGAATAGGTTGCAAGCTCACTTGCCTTGGTGGGGTCAGGCGGATAAGCGAGTAAATTTCCCTGATCGGTCAAAATCATGAAGTAACCCCCTCCCCACTCTGGAGGAGCTTCCACCTCATGAGTTAAATCGCGGATGGTGATGTCTAAGCCTACGACTCCCAGCAGTTCTCCTTCTTGGGACAAGACCGGAGCCGTAACCGTCGTCATAGGAATGTTAAACCAGTCGTAAGGCTCTAACCAGATTGCCCCTCCAGCTTCAACGGGTGCAGTGTAATACACATTGCTAAAACAGGTGGGTTCAAGCTCACAAATGTCAGTCAAACGAATGTTTTGTAACGGTGCTGGTAGGGGAACACCAACCTCATTGGGGATTCCCTGTTCATAAAAGGCGTAAGGCCAAAATGTGCGGCGATCGCTAAAGATGCGGTAAGGAGCCTGACCAAACCCTGCTCCCACAGTTAACGATGATCGCTTCTGCAACATCTCGATAATGGCTTGTTTGTAAACCTCCGGGTCTTTAACTCCAATACTTTCTAGAATCGTCATTGTAGCTACCAGGCTAACCATGGATTGTTCAGCCCTGCCTAACTTTCCCTCAATGTCTTTAACCTGAGTGCTCAAATTGTTTTCAATTTCTTGGATTGCCTGACGTTCTAACGCCCGATAGAAAAAGAACGCCGTACCCCCCAGCCCAACTAACGCTCCCACGAGGACATAGAAAAATAACCGCGCTCCAATGGACTTTTTGTAGATCATGCAATACTCACTTAGAAAACGTTGTTAGTCGCAGTTCAGGTAACAGTTGACATTCCGCAAAGTAATTTAGATAGGTTTGCACTAACTCAACAGGACTGACTATGGTTGTTGGGATTGGTAAGTGAGACACAGCAGCGTTAGACACTTGCAAGAAGATTTCAAGATAACTGTGAGCATTGTAGAAATGATCGGTGATGAGTGGGCGAATCGCTGTGAGCAGATGAGAGTTATCAAGACATTCGTTGTGGACTCGCTCTTGCCACTGTTGATAGGGCAGAAGTTCCACCGGGAAACCAAGTTGATTGAGTGTTTGAATGAGCGATCGCCACGGTAACGAGCGCGGATAAACAATATGACTTAATGACGTATCAAGATGACTTGTGATGTGTTGACAAGCGTAGTCAATTGGAATCAAGTTAACCGACCCATCAAACAGGGGAGCTGCCTTGAGTTGAATTATACCCAAAATTAATCGTGCCATCAGATCGTGGGTTTGCCCGGCTCCGGTGACACTGTGTCCCGTTAACATACCTGCCCGATGGATCGTTGTGGGAATTCCCCGTTCTGAAGCCGCGATCATCAACGATTCGCCAACCCACTTAGTTTGGGCATAACCACCGCACACCTGATCAAATGTTGGCAGCGGGGAGGACTCATCCACAGTGCGATGATGCTTGAGGAGAAACTGTTCCGCGTCACACAGGGAATGCAGAATATCAATAGTTGATATAAAGTGAACTGGAATTGAATTCAGTGCCGCTAATCGCAGCACCTCTTGAGTTCCAACCACATTAGTTAGTCGCAGTTGCTCGTAAGACCGCATGAGGTTCACATCAGCCCCAGCGTGAAAAATGGTATGGATGCAACCAGCCAACCCCTTTAGACTAGGTAGCCCAAAGTGAGGGCGGGTTAAATCTCCAGGAACCACGACCACCCGCTGATCCAACCCACTTGGTTTAAGCTTAAAACGGCTCAGGCTCTGCTTAAGACGATTGAGCCCCTCAGTAGGGCTAGACCCTCGCACCAAACAGAAAATTGTCTCAGAGGTGTTCTGCAATAACTGATCCAACAAAAAAGTTCCTAAAAACCCAGTTGCCCCCGTTAATAGAATGCCCGTTTGTGGCTTGAGTGCGAAACTAAGTCGTTGGGGAATGATGCTTGCATCTAACTGAGCATCCAGATTTACATGGATGATGGGTGAAGGAGATGGAACCGTTGAATGTTGACAGGAAATGAGATTCACCATCTCTTCAACCGTTGGACTCTTAAGGAAATCAAAGAGACTGATACTAATTGAAAACTGAAGTTCGATTTGAGATAACAGTTGCACTGCCAAGAGGGAATGTCCTCCCAGGTCAAAGAAGGAGTCTTCAACTCCAACTTTGCAACCGAGCAGATCAGACCAGATCTGGCAAATCTGCATTTCAAGAGAGGTTTGAGGAGAGACATAGAGTGAATCAAGGGTGCGATCGCGCCCAATATCAGGCAGAGCTTTTCGGTCAATTTTGCCATTCAATGTCAGTGGCAACTGGGGCAGACAACAGATACGTTGAGGCACCATGTAATCGGGTAACGTCTGCCGCAGCAATGTCCGTATGTCTTTAATGAGTTGATGATGCTTTAACTCCGAATGGGGTTCATGCACAATCGGTTGAGTTGAGATATGAGTCGGAAAATGGATGGCTGAATGACGCGAATTTCTTTGAACAAATCGAACCTCGTAATATCCAAGCGTGTTAGTGGGATGAAACGAGACATCATACGACATCCGTTGTGCGAGAGACTCAAACACAGATGGATCAATGCCCAGGATCACTGGTGCTTGAGTGGTTTGTGTAGCAGAAATTTCATTCGTGAGAGAACGGGTTTGCAGTATCTCTCGCACTTGAGCAACTGAACCGGAAGCCTGACTCAACTGGTGAATAGCGGTTAGTTGGGGCTGAATACGGGGATTTGGGATGTTCGTAATCCGCCCTAATTGAAGTTGCTGAGACGACAGCAATTCCGCTAACTCAGGGATTGAGATTCGATGTTTTTGCCAATCGAGCACAAAGTCTAACTCTGTGTTGCTCAACACAGGTTTAGTATCGGCATAGAGAAAGACATCAAATCGATATTGAGTCAGCTCGTTATGATGCTTGCTACGCTTCAGTTGTACATCAACACTAACTCCGGGCAGTTGCTGAGCCAGGTGATAAAAATAGGCGGGGTTCAACAGCAGCTCATGTTCTTGTTGCATCTGCTGGTGAATGATTTGACGCAGTGTTGCCACCGAGCTGCGCGAAGTGATGTCCTTTTCTGAGGACTCATTTAAAGCTTGATACAGTACATGATCTGTGTGAAATGCCTCTAACAATGACGCATCTCGCACATCACCAATAAATAGACATCCACCGGGTGCTAACAGGGCGATCGCACGCTGAATCACCTCTAAAAGATAGACCTGAGAGGGAAAATATTGAATGACGGAGTTGATAACGATGACATCAAATTGAGACGAAAGCGTATCTATTTCATGGGCAGCCAGACAATGTAAGGAAACCTTTCGTTCTAGGGTTGGGTGGGTTTCGAGTTGGGATTGAATATGGCGAATCGCCTCTGAGGAAACGTCAACCCCCGTGTAGTGCTCACAGGAAGGAGCCAGTTCAAATAACAGCAACCCTGTACCACAACCGATTTCTAGAATGCGCTGGGGGTTTACTGATGCAATCTGAGCAACGGTATGGTAAACCCAATCCATCATCTCGTCAGCCGTAAACGGCGTGCCTGTTACCCGATTAATCCAACCAACTGTATTGAATGCGGTCGTAGAACTCTGGCTATAGGTAGCATCCCAGACATCTTTCCAACTCTCAACGTGATTTCCAGGAGAGTTAGCCTCAGGCACAACATAGGCTAATAACTGACAGTCATCAGCGGTAGATTGAGCGACAACAACACAATTTTCAACCGCAGGATGTTGATTGATCGTGGCTTCGATTTCGCCTAACTCAACTCGAAAGCCTCGAATCTTGACCTGGTGGTCACTTCTACCAAGATATTTCAAATTTCCATCGGGGAGCCAACACCCTAAATCGCCTGTTTTATAAAGCCTGCCAAATTTAGCATGGTGAATGAATCGCTCAGCCGTAAGTTGGGGCTGATGCAAATACCCACGCGCCAGTTTAGGGCTGCAAATAAAAATTTCGCCAATCTCACCCTCCGCAATGGGATTGAGATCGGCGTCAAGGAGCAAAATATTAGTTTGTGGTAGAGGCTTTCCAATTGATGGAGGGTCGATTGCTCCCTGAATAACCTGTCCCACAGTGGAATAGGTTGTATCTTCAGAAGGTCCATACAGGTTATAAACCTTCTGAATGTGACCCAACTCGTATAACTGTTGTGCTGTCTTGTTGGGTAACGGTTCACCTGCCAGGTTGACCACCTTAACCGAGGCAGGAATGCTCTGAGTGTGGAGGAGGGCGGCGGCTGCCGAGGGGACTGTGTTAATGAGTGAAATTTTATGTTGAGTCTGGTGAGGAAGTTGGCTTAACGTTAAAGCGTTTTCGGTTAAGACAATGGTTCCTCCGGCTGCTAAAGTGCCAAAGATTTCAAATACAGAGAGATCAAAACAAATAGAGGTACTCGCCAGTACGCCAGCTAACTCTTCTGGTGTGAAAAAATCCAACACCCACTGTATAAATGCCACTGTATTGCGATGTTCGATCGCCACTCCCTTTGGCTTTCCAGTAGAGCCAGAGGTATAGATAACATACGCCAGATGATCTGGTTCAAGCTGATTGACAATCGGGTGGGTTGGCAGTGCTGCAATGCGCTCTCGTTCAGCCACGATATCTAAAGCTGAAGTTAAGGAAGCCAGTTGATCACAGACTCCTGCTTTTGTCAGTAACAGCGCAGGTTTGGCATCCTGCACGATGGTTAACAACCGCTCTAAAGGATAGGTGGGATCAAGGGGCACATAAGCGGCTCCCGCTTTTAAGATAGCCAACAACCCAACAATCATGTCGGGCGATCGCTCCAGGCAAATACCCACTAATGCATTCGGTTGAAGATTAAAGGTATTTAAGTATCGAGCCAATTGATTAGAGCGGTTGTCCAGTTCTGCATAGGTTATGAACTGCCCATTAAAATCAATGGCGATCGCCTCAGGGGTTTGTTGAGCTTGAGCTTCAAAAAAGGTGTAAACAAAACTGGAGGTAGTTGGTTTTGTGAGAGGCTGCACAAACAGAATCCTTAACGAAAGTTATCAGCGACAACGCTATTAAACTTTTAACAACAGGAAAAGAAAAAAGTATTTCTACGGATTTCTTAGCGAATCTTCATTTGCTCAAACGTGTTTTTACGGAGCGACTATTTATGCTCTACTGAGTGAAGCAAACCGCATTTCATCCCAATATCATACTTCCGTAATAGTACTGAATTGATGCTACATGACCCTACGTGTACACGGTCAGGTTAAATACACCTACCAGATCTATTCCTGATTACAAAGCTCTCGCTGGTCAATATTAGATTGTGACAGTGGGATCGTAATTCTAAATACAGAACCGTTTGAGGAGGATTGGCATTGAATCGTCCCATGATGACGATTGGTAATAATTTCATGGCAGATAGATAGACCTAACCCTGTTCCTTTACCGACAGGTTTAGTTGTAAAGAATGGGTCAAAAACCTTCTCTAAAATAGAATCCGATACGCCGATCCCATTATCTTTAACCTCAATCACAACAGACTGGGCATCGCTCTGGTAAGTCGATAAGACGATCGCCGGAGCTTCTGTTTGGTAGGACTCCGGAGCAAGTGCTTTCTCATCAATGGCATCAATCGCATTAGCGATGAGGTTCATAAATACCTGATTTAAGAAACCAGGAAAACACTCTACTAACGGGGTTAACTGAAAGTCTTTGATGAGTTCAATTTTGGGACGGGTGGCTGACTCACTTAAGCGATGCCCCAGAAGTAACAAAGTATTGTTAATTCCTTCATGAATATTCATCTCTCGTGAGAGCGAACTACCAGTTCTTGAAAAAATTTGTAAGGATTGAATAATTTCTTGAGTACGAGATGTCCCGGCTTGAATTGAACTGATCAAATCAGGGAGATCACTTTGAATGAAATCCCAATCAATAGCGGCCATCAGTTGTTGAATTTCTTTAGGGGGATCAGGGTAGTACTTGGTATACAAATTAATCACCTTGAGTAGGTTATCTGTATACCCCTGAAGATGCTCTAAATTCCCATGAATAAAGTTAATTGGATTATTAATTTCGTGGGCTATTCCTGCCATCATTTGCCCAAGACCTGCTAGCTTTTCGGCTTGGATGAGTTGAACCTGCGTTTGCTGAAGACGGTGAAGCGTTTTTTGAAGTTGTCTTCCAGTTTCTTCACGCATTTTAATCTCATCTAAAAGCTTTTGATGGGAGTGTTTTAGCTGTAAGTGAACTGAGATGCGGGCGATCGCCTCTCGCAATTGAACTGGCTTCGTAATGTAATCGACTGCTCCTGCTTCAAATCCCCTCACTTTGGTCGCCTCATCACTGAGAGCAGTCATGAAAATAATCGGA
This DNA window, taken from Oscillatoria sp. FACHB-1407, encodes the following:
- a CDS encoding SDR family NAD(P)-dependent oxidoreductase; this translates as MTKVIAIVGMGEGIALAVARRFAREGFAIAMVARNEAKLQGFKDRLKAEGYDAYSFIADGGDDASLTAAITAIQDQLGTVEVLVYNIAIPTMKNVLDETVEGLMSDFKANVVGGLVAAQAVLPAMKAQGNGTILFTGGGFSMYPSADFASLSIGKAGIRSLTKMLAEALQPQGIRVGTVTVCGTVNPDDPKYNPTSIAENYWAFYANPSSDVEIVY
- a CDS encoding VOC family protein; protein product: MEDSPSILSHVSIGTNNFERAVAFYDKVLPTIGCKRIMEHPGAVAYGKQYPEFWVQLPYDNQTATVGNGTHIGFIAPTKESVHAFYEAALAAGAIADGAPGGRPDYGEPYYGCFVRDLDGHKIEASYWDMKLVHELYIDH
- a CDS encoding Ig-like domain-containing protein: MKKLAIAPSPVSQQQRRIQRKVAIVQLTKLDNFNSAIELWKLEGIIGSNNNRELFLSQNGSVGTNPDNAEWVWVSGQTYHWRLTWDGNIARFALFSGALDASPSEILEYDVVNTLMDGLQLSTKVDTRDPNRVSSGTTVNLSLHSLNGQVIDSSFGAEVTAVGNSSGVVGNNLYLAISEQLTTLDATGTVRFSWSGINPQTAGAGSRVSFQLEANDLPEIPTNSAPIATDDEAVTNEETAIPLLVLSNDSDPNGDSLTITVLNTIGLQGSVSQTDSSLTYIPAATFQSLAVGQSVIDTFSYTVRDTSGATDTATVNVTVQGVNDAPVLANPIGDRTITAGVPLALTLPAITFTDVDQGDVLSWTATLENGSPLPTWLQFDALTRSFSGTPTNIDAGTLAIRVTATDANNAVAQDIFALTITAASNPDPGGTPTPPPPAPTQGTPTRDRLLGTNTNDTLLGLDGNDTLMGRDGSDVLKGGRGNDTLIGEGGRDRLLGGLGRDIFVLQAKSGLDIIQDFKNGQDRLRLTGRLRFQDLTLRRQGRHVLIGTRQESLALLQGVAIAQINAADFA
- a CDS encoding hybrid sensor histidine kinase/response regulator — encoded protein: MIYKKSIGARLFFYVLVGALVGLGGTAFFFYRALERQAIQEIENNLSTQVKDIEGKLGRAEQSMVSLVATMTILESIGVKDPEVYKQAIIEMLQKRSSLTVGAGFGQAPYRIFSDRRTFWPYAFYEQGIPNEVGVPLPAPLQNIRLTDICELEPTCFSNVYYTAPVEAGGAIWLEPYDWFNIPMTTVTAPVLSQEGELLGVVGLDITIRDLTHEVEAPPEWGGGYFMILTDQGNLLAYPPDPTKASELATYSELAYANDFTEVWQQIGDRKTGIVQTDSAYWAFEHIDGTNWIMLASVPKSVVLYPALRITFGGVMGAGSILAIVTALFVRQLNRRLNPLLETCKTVTADDTLRRTQSPLDQTEITDAKGDELDILSHAFHSMTSQLQASVVELEQRVEERTHELRIAKDKADTANRAKSQFLANMSHELRTPLNGVLGYAQILQSSPTLTPPEKQGVDVIYNCGFHLLTLINDILDISKIEANRLELEPIVFHFPEFLQSVVKMCRIGADQKDLEFRFSSSANLPISITCDEKRLRQVLINLIGNAVKFTSVGRVSFHVQFTPDTEPSVAHLRFIVSDTGVGIAPEDLEKIFMPFEQTDYARTNSEGTGLGLTISQTIVHLMGSEIEVSSQIGIGSTFQFSISCPCEQQWVNTNHTPFQEQKIKGYKGQQRHILVVDDHWENRAVVTSLLAPLHFQVSEALNGQDALDKLDSLLPDLIIADLAMPVMDGYQMIQHLRQSDQFHTLPIIVSSASVSDSDRSHSLEVGGDLFLPKPVQAVELLSQLQHLLKLEWIYEDTISNDSLINQPIDVSKDTIVFPPSQQLLSLYEAARCGFVRQIIEEVNQFKSSYPIFYQYVMVLVESFDDEAIVQLIEPVISHERVV
- a CDS encoding amino acid adenylation domain-containing protein — its product is MQPLTKPTTSSFVYTFFEAQAQQTPEAIAIDFNGQFITYAELDNRSNQLARYLNTFNLQPNALVGICLERSPDMIVGLLAILKAGAAYVPLDPTYPLERLLTIVQDAKPALLLTKAGVCDQLASLTSALDIVAERERIAALPTHPIVNQLEPDHLAYVIYTSGSTGKPKGVAIEHRNTVAFIQWVLDFFTPEELAGVLASTSICFDLSVFEIFGTLAAGGTIVLTENALTLSQLPHQTQHKISLINTVPSAAAALLHTQSIPASVKVVNLAGEPLPNKTAQQLYELGHIQKVYNLYGPSEDTTYSTVGQVIQGAIDPPSIGKPLPQTNILLLDADLNPIAEGEIGEIFICSPKLARGYLHQPQLTAERFIHHAKFGRLYKTGDLGCWLPDGNLKYLGRSDHQVKIRGFRVELGEIEATINQHPAVENCVVVAQSTADDCQLLAYVVPEANSPGNHVESWKDVWDATYSQSSTTAFNTVGWINRVTGTPFTADEMMDWVYHTVAQIASVNPQRILEIGCGTGLLLFELAPSCEHYTGVDVSSEAIRHIQSQLETHPTLERKVSLHCLAAHEIDTLSSQFDVIVINSVIQYFPSQVYLLEVIQRAIALLAPGGCLFIGDVRDASLLEAFHTDHVLYQALNESSEKDITSRSSVATLRQIIHQQMQQEHELLLNPAYFYHLAQQLPGVSVDVQLKRSKHHNELTQYRFDVFLYADTKPVLSNTELDFVLDWQKHRISIPELAELLSSQQLQLGRITNIPNPRIQPQLTAIHQLSQASGSVAQVREILQTRSLTNEISATQTTQAPVILGIDPSVFESLAQRMSYDVSFHPTNTLGYYEVRFVQRNSRHSAIHFPTHISTQPIVHEPHSELKHHQLIKDIRTLLRQTLPDYMVPQRICCLPQLPLTLNGKIDRKALPDIGRDRTLDSLYVSPQTSLEMQICQIWSDLLGCKVGVEDSFFDLGGHSLLAVQLLSQIELQFSISISLFDFLKSPTVEEMVNLISCQHSTVPSPSPIIHVNLDAQLDASIIPQRLSFALKPQTGILLTGATGFLGTFLLDQLLQNTSETIFCLVRGSSPTEGLNRLKQSLSRFKLKPSGLDQRVVVVPGDLTRPHFGLPSLKGLAGCIHTIFHAGADVNLMRSYEQLRLTNVVGTQEVLRLAALNSIPVHFISTIDILHSLCDAEQFLLKHHRTVDESSPLPTFDQVCGGYAQTKWVGESLMIAASERGIPTTIHRAGMLTGHSVTGAGQTHDLMARLILGIIQLKAAPLFDGSVNLIPIDYACQHITSHLDTSLSHIVYPRSLPWRSLIQTLNQLGFPVELLPYQQWQERVHNECLDNSHLLTAIRPLITDHFYNAHSYLEIFLQVSNAAVSHLPIPTTIVSPVELVQTYLNYFAECQLLPELRLTTFSK